In the genome of Cronobacter malonaticus LMG 23826, one region contains:
- a CDS encoding sugar phosphate isomerase/epimerase family protein, with the protein MEREIIVVTAAYGNDKIKALGGQQAVLPIIAGAGADGVEIRRELLDPAEIDTLPALAQAIASHHLKACYSAPEPLFEHDGKINARLPSLLAEAHELNARWLKLSLGHFSHPHQAEPLAGLLALSDVALVVENDQTECGRLEPMRRFLTASKTLNLPVRLTFDMANWLWVDDAPEEAARTLRAGVSYIHVKAATAHHYHYRAIALDDAGPRWRTLLDMLPPDAPRGIEFPLEGRDLTAVTRHYVNLLREE; encoded by the coding sequence ATGGAGAGAGAAATTATCGTCGTCACCGCCGCTTACGGTAACGACAAAATCAAAGCCCTCGGCGGCCAGCAGGCTGTACTGCCAATCATCGCGGGCGCAGGCGCTGACGGCGTGGAGATCCGCCGTGAACTGCTCGATCCCGCGGAGATCGACACCCTGCCCGCGCTGGCGCAGGCGATCGCCTCTCATCACCTGAAAGCCTGTTACTCCGCGCCCGAGCCGCTGTTTGAACACGACGGCAAAATCAACGCGCGCCTGCCTTCGCTGCTGGCCGAAGCCCACGAACTCAACGCCCGCTGGCTTAAGCTCTCACTCGGGCATTTCAGTCATCCGCACCAGGCGGAGCCGCTGGCGGGTCTTCTGGCGCTGAGCGACGTCGCGCTGGTCGTGGAAAACGATCAGACGGAATGCGGCCGTCTCGAACCGATGCGCCGCTTCCTTACCGCCAGCAAAACGCTCAATCTTCCCGTCCGCCTGACGTTCGACATGGCCAACTGGCTGTGGGTGGACGATGCGCCGGAAGAGGCCGCCCGCACGCTTCGCGCAGGCGTCAGCTATATCCATGTTAAAGCCGCCACCGCGCACCACTACCACTATCGCGCCATTGCCCTGGATGACGCCGGGCCGCGCTGGCGCACGCTGCTGGATATGCTGCCGCCGGACGCGCCGCGCGGCATTGAGTTTCCGCTGGAAGGCCGCGATTTGACCGCCGTGACCCGCCATTACGTCAACCTGCTGCGCGAGGAGTGA
- the mqo gene encoding malate dehydrogenase (quinone), whose translation MSKFTFSRKHAPAFSLIALLVSSAAYAENTTEKTDVLLIGGGIMSASLGTVLQEIQPDWKQLMVEKLDGVALESSNGWNNAGTGHSANMELNYTPEREDGSIDVTKALEINEAFMISRQFWSSQVKRGVLNDPHSFINSTPHMSFVWGDKNVEYLTKRYQALQQTTLFQGMQFSTDQQQIKKWAPLIIEGRDPKQKVAATWTPVGTDVNYGEITRQLVGSLKKTSNFKLETSSEVTDFKRNADNSWHVTITDVKSGKEHAVDAKYVFIGAGGGALKLLQKTGIPEADNYAGFPVGGSFLVSENPEIARQHGEKVYGQASVGAPPMSVPHLDARFLDGKRVVLFGPFATFSTKFLKNGSFFDLLSTTTTSNFMPMTDVGLDNFDLVKYLIGQVMLSDEDRFEALKEYYPTARKEDWKLIQAGQRVQIIKKDPEKGGVLKLGTEIVTDQQKTLAALLGASPGASTAAPISINVIKQLFPEQYKSEAWQSKLREIVPSYGQKLNGNVALTQQVWDETAATLQLTKPPVIQMKDAKPTTPEAKPAQASSPQHDMAL comes from the coding sequence ATGTCTAAATTTACCTTCAGCAGAAAGCACGCACCGGCTTTCTCGCTTATTGCTTTACTTGTCAGTTCAGCCGCTTATGCGGAAAACACCACGGAAAAAACCGATGTCCTGCTGATTGGCGGCGGCATCATGAGCGCGTCGCTCGGCACTGTCCTTCAGGAGATCCAGCCGGACTGGAAACAGCTGATGGTGGAAAAACTCGACGGCGTGGCGCTTGAATCTTCCAACGGCTGGAATAATGCAGGTACCGGCCACTCCGCGAACATGGAGCTGAACTACACGCCGGAGCGTGAAGACGGTTCGATCGACGTGACCAAAGCGCTGGAAATCAACGAAGCGTTTATGATTTCTCGCCAGTTCTGGTCTTCTCAGGTGAAGCGTGGCGTTCTTAACGATCCGCACTCCTTTATTAACTCCACGCCGCACATGAGCTTTGTCTGGGGCGATAAAAATGTGGAGTACCTGACCAAACGCTACCAGGCGTTGCAGCAGACCACGCTGTTCCAGGGCATGCAGTTCTCCACCGATCAGCAGCAAATTAAAAAATGGGCGCCGCTGATTATTGAAGGCCGCGATCCGAAGCAGAAAGTTGCCGCGACCTGGACGCCGGTCGGCACCGACGTGAACTACGGCGAAATCACCCGCCAGCTGGTGGGCAGCCTGAAAAAAACCAGCAACTTCAAGCTGGAAACCTCCTCTGAAGTTACTGATTTCAAACGCAACGCCGATAACTCCTGGCACGTCACGATCACCGACGTGAAGAGCGGGAAAGAGCATGCCGTGGATGCGAAATATGTGTTCATCGGCGCCGGCGGCGGCGCGCTGAAGCTGCTGCAAAAAACCGGTATTCCTGAAGCGGATAACTACGCGGGCTTCCCGGTTGGCGGCTCGTTCCTGGTGTCTGAGAACCCGGAAATCGCCCGTCAGCACGGCGAGAAAGTCTATGGCCAGGCGTCCGTTGGCGCGCCGCCGATGTCCGTACCGCACCTTGACGCCCGCTTCCTGGACGGCAAGCGCGTGGTACTGTTCGGGCCGTTCGCGACGTTCTCCACCAAATTCCTGAAAAACGGTTCGTTCTTCGATCTGCTGAGCACCACCACCACCAGCAACTTTATGCCGATGACCGATGTGGGCCTCGATAACTTCGATCTGGTGAAATACCTGATTGGTCAGGTCATGCTGAGCGATGAAGACCGTTTCGAAGCGCTGAAAGAGTACTACCCGACGGCGCGTAAAGAGGACTGGAAGCTTATCCAGGCGGGCCAGCGTGTGCAGATCATCAAGAAAGACCCGGAGAAGGGCGGCGTGCTGAAGCTGGGTACTGAAATCGTCACCGACCAGCAGAAAACCCTGGCGGCGCTGCTTGGTGCATCTCCTGGCGCGTCCACCGCGGCACCTATCTCCATCAACGTTATCAAGCAGCTGTTCCCGGAGCAGTACAAATCGGAAGCCTGGCAGAGCAAGCTGCGTGAGATTGTGCCGAGCTACGGTCAGAAGCTGAACGGCAACGTGGCGCTGACCCAGCAGGTTTGGGATGAGACGGCGGCGACGCTGCAGCTCACCAAACCGCCGGTTATCCAGATGAAAGACGCGAAGCCGACTACCCCGGAAGCTAAACCGGCGCAGGCATCCAGCCCGCAACACGATATGGCGCTGTAA
- a CDS encoding sugar kinase: MEQPLDVITIGEAMAMFVATEPGDLAQVEHFFKRVAGAELNVATGLARLGLQVSWVSRVGNDSFGRFVLNQLEKEGIATRGVTIDDRYPTGFQLKSKVTDGTDPSVEYFRKGSAASHLSGEDFNAPLFYSARHLHLSGVAAALSPTSYQLLDHAARAMKNQGKTISFDPNLRPVLWKSEAEMTEKLNQLACMADWVLPGLKEGQILTGQQSPEGIADFYLTRGVKAVVIKTGADGAWYQSASGEQGTVSAVKVENVVDTVGAGDGFAVGVISALLEGKTLREAATRGNKIGALAIQVQGDSEGLPTRAQLGES; encoded by the coding sequence ATGGAACAGCCACTGGATGTGATTACCATCGGCGAAGCGATGGCGATGTTTGTCGCAACCGAGCCAGGCGACCTGGCGCAGGTGGAGCATTTTTTTAAACGCGTCGCGGGGGCGGAGCTGAATGTCGCCACCGGTCTCGCGCGTCTCGGACTCCAGGTGAGCTGGGTGAGCCGCGTCGGCAACGATTCGTTTGGCCGCTTCGTCCTGAACCAGCTCGAAAAAGAGGGTATCGCCACGCGCGGCGTGACGATCGATGACCGCTATCCGACCGGTTTTCAGTTGAAATCGAAAGTCACAGATGGAACCGATCCCAGCGTGGAGTATTTCCGCAAAGGCTCCGCCGCGAGCCATCTGAGCGGCGAAGATTTTAACGCGCCGCTGTTTTACAGCGCCCGTCACCTGCACCTGAGCGGCGTGGCGGCGGCGCTTTCCCCGACCTCGTATCAGCTACTGGATCACGCGGCGCGCGCCATGAAAAACCAGGGCAAAACGATCTCCTTCGATCCGAATCTGCGTCCGGTGCTGTGGAAAAGCGAGGCGGAGATGACAGAGAAGCTGAACCAGCTCGCCTGTATGGCGGACTGGGTGCTGCCGGGCCTGAAAGAAGGCCAGATCCTGACCGGCCAGCAGAGCCCGGAAGGGATTGCCGATTTCTACCTGACGCGCGGCGTAAAAGCCGTCGTTATCAAAACCGGTGCTGACGGCGCCTGGTATCAGAGCGCCAGCGGCGAACAGGGTACGGTGTCGGCGGTGAAAGTTGAAAACGTGGTCGATACGGTGGGCGCGGGCGATGGCTTTGCGGTGGGCGTGATAAGCGCGCTGCTGGAAGGTAAAACGCTGCGCGAGGCGGCGACCCGCGGTAACAAAATTGGCGCGCTGGCCATCCAGGTTCAGGGCGACAGCGAAGGGCTGCCGACCCGCGCGCAGCTTGGCGAGTCATAA
- a CDS encoding LacI family DNA-binding transcriptional regulator: MTTKASRPTISDVARAAKTGKTSVSRYLNGEKHLLSGALLARIEQAIAQLDYRPNQMARGLKRGRTRLIGLIIADITNPYSVNVLSGIEAACREKGFTPLVCNTNNELDQELHYLDLLRSYQVEGIVVNAVGMREEGLNRLQQSALPMVLIDRKIPDFACDVVGLDNTQAATTATEHLIEQGFEALLFLSEPLGTVNTRRERLTAFRATAARYPGVVAENAETPLHEADHLDNTLRHFHTRFRGMRKAVISANGALTLQVARSLRRIGLNWGADIGLLGFDELEWAELAGVGITTLKQPTWQIGYAALEQVVKRIEGQAQAVREQVFSGELIVRGSTAR; the protein is encoded by the coding sequence ATGACCACCAAAGCGTCACGCCCCACCATCAGCGACGTCGCCCGCGCCGCGAAAACCGGAAAAACCAGCGTTTCCCGCTACCTGAACGGCGAAAAACACCTGCTTTCCGGGGCATTGCTGGCGCGCATTGAGCAGGCCATCGCCCAGCTCGATTACCGTCCTAACCAGATGGCGCGCGGCCTGAAGCGCGGGCGCACCCGGTTAATCGGCCTTATCATCGCCGATATCACCAACCCCTATTCGGTCAATGTGTTAAGCGGCATTGAGGCCGCCTGCCGGGAGAAAGGCTTTACGCCGCTCGTCTGTAACACCAATAACGAGCTTGACCAGGAGCTGCATTATCTGGATCTCCTGCGCAGCTATCAGGTGGAAGGCATCGTGGTGAACGCGGTCGGCATGCGCGAAGAAGGGCTGAACCGGCTGCAACAATCGGCGCTGCCGATGGTGCTGATTGACCGTAAAATCCCGGATTTCGCCTGCGATGTCGTGGGGCTCGACAACACCCAGGCGGCGACCACCGCCACGGAACACCTCATCGAGCAGGGCTTCGAGGCGCTGCTGTTTTTAAGCGAGCCGCTCGGGACGGTGAACACCCGCCGCGAGCGACTGACCGCCTTTCGCGCCACCGCCGCCCGCTACCCTGGCGTCGTCGCGGAAAATGCCGAAACGCCGCTGCACGAGGCGGATCATCTCGACAATACCCTGCGCCACTTCCACACCCGTTTTCGCGGAATGCGCAAAGCGGTCATCTCCGCCAACGGCGCGCTGACGCTCCAGGTGGCGCGCTCGCTCAGGCGTATCGGACTGAACTGGGGTGCGGATATCGGGCTGCTCGGCTTTGACGAGCTGGAGTGGGCGGAGCTGGCGGGCGTCGGGATCACCACGCTGAAACAGCCGACCTGGCAGATTGGCTACGCTGCCCTTGAGCAGGTCGTCAAGCGCATCGAGGGCCAGGCGCAGGCGGTGCGCGAGCAGGTTTTCTCCGGCGAGCTTATCGTGCGCGGCTCGACGGCGCGCTGA
- a CDS encoding MFS transporter, with product MKSPTNAPKRWWYIMPVVFITYSLAYLDRANFSFASAAGINDDLGITKGISSLLGALFFLGYFFFQIPGAIYAERRSVRKLIFICLILWGGCASLTGVVSNIPMLAAIRFILGVVEAAVMPAMLIYISNWFTKSERSRANTFLILGNPATVLWMSVVSGYLIQAFGWREMFIIEGIPAVVWAFCWWALVKDKPSQVKWLADDEKAALQAQLNKEQEGIKAVRNYGEAFRSRNVILLCAQYFAWSIGVYGFVLWLPSIIRSGSENMGMVEVGWLSAVPYLAATIAMIIVSWASDKMQNRKLFVWPLLLIGGLAFVGSWALGANHFWASYTLLVIAGAAMYAPYGPFFAIIPEMLPKNVAGGAMALINSMGALGSFVGSWVVGYLNGATGNPSASYIFMGVALFASVWLTLIVKPATSQQLPVGARHA from the coding sequence ATGAAAAGTCCGACTAACGCTCCAAAACGCTGGTGGTACATCATGCCGGTCGTGTTTATCACGTACAGCCTGGCGTACCTCGATCGCGCAAACTTTAGTTTCGCTTCGGCGGCCGGTATCAATGACGATCTCGGCATTACCAAAGGCATTTCGTCGCTGCTGGGCGCCCTGTTCTTTCTCGGCTACTTCTTTTTCCAGATCCCTGGCGCGATTTACGCCGAGCGCCGCAGCGTGCGTAAACTCATTTTCATCTGCCTGATTCTGTGGGGCGGCTGTGCGTCGCTGACCGGCGTAGTCAGTAATATCCCGATGCTGGCGGCGATCCGCTTTATCCTTGGCGTGGTGGAAGCCGCCGTCATGCCCGCGATGCTGATTTACATCAGTAACTGGTTTACGAAGTCTGAGCGTTCGCGCGCCAACACGTTCCTGATCCTCGGCAATCCGGCCACAGTGCTGTGGATGTCCGTGGTCTCGGGCTATCTCATTCAGGCGTTCGGCTGGCGTGAAATGTTCATCATCGAAGGCATCCCGGCGGTTGTCTGGGCGTTCTGCTGGTGGGCGCTGGTGAAGGATAAACCGTCGCAGGTGAAGTGGCTGGCGGATGACGAGAAAGCGGCGCTACAGGCGCAGTTGAATAAAGAGCAGGAAGGCATCAAAGCGGTACGCAATTACGGCGAAGCCTTCCGCTCGCGCAACGTTATCCTGCTGTGTGCGCAATATTTCGCCTGGAGCATCGGCGTTTACGGTTTTGTGCTGTGGCTGCCGTCTATCATCCGCAGCGGCAGCGAAAACATGGGTATGGTGGAAGTGGGCTGGCTCTCTGCCGTACCGTACCTGGCCGCGACCATCGCCATGATTATCGTCTCCTGGGCCTCCGATAAAATGCAGAACCGCAAACTGTTCGTCTGGCCGCTGCTGCTGATTGGCGGGCTCGCGTTTGTCGGCTCCTGGGCGCTCGGCGCGAACCATTTCTGGGCGTCTTACACCCTGCTGGTGATTGCCGGCGCGGCGATGTACGCCCCGTATGGCCCGTTCTTCGCGATTATTCCGGAGATGCTGCCGAAGAATGTGGCGGGCGGCGCGATGGCGCTTATCAACAGTATGGGCGCGCTCGGCTCGTTCGTCGGCTCCTGGGTGGTCGGCTATCTCAACGGCGCGACCGGCAACCCGTCTGCCTCATACATTTTTATGGGGGTGGCGCTTTTCGCCTCGGTGTGGCTCACTTTGATAGTCAAACCGGCCACCAGCCAACAGCTGCCGGTGGGGGCGCGCCACGCGTAA
- the ghrB gene encoding glyoxylate/hydroxypyruvate reductase GhrB, whose translation MKPSVILYKSLPDDLLARLESHFNVTRVSDLSPQTVAAHADAFSEAQGLLGSSEKVDATLLEKMPALRAASTVSVGYDNFDVDALSAKKIALMHTPTVLTETVADTLMTLVLTTARRALEVAERVKAGEWTGSIGPDWFGCDVHHKTLGIVGMGRIGLTLAQRAHFGFNMPILYNARRHHSEAEERFNARYCDLDTLLGESDFVCVILPLTDETHHMIGAEQFRKMKKSAIFINAGRGPVVDENALIDALQSGEIHAAGLDVFEQEPLSKDSPLLALKNVVALPHIGSATHETRYNMAACAVDNLINALNGDVSQNCVNPKAVK comes from the coding sequence ATGAAGCCGTCCGTCATTCTCTACAAATCCCTGCCCGACGATTTGCTTGCCCGTCTGGAGAGCCACTTCAACGTGACCCGCGTGTCAGACCTCAGCCCGCAGACCGTGGCTGCTCATGCGGACGCGTTCAGCGAGGCGCAGGGGCTGCTGGGTTCGAGTGAAAAAGTGGACGCGACGCTGCTTGAGAAAATGCCCGCGCTTCGCGCCGCCTCGACGGTTTCCGTAGGGTATGACAATTTCGACGTGGACGCGCTGAGCGCGAAAAAGATAGCGCTGATGCACACGCCTACGGTGCTGACCGAGACGGTCGCCGATACGCTGATGACGCTGGTGCTGACGACCGCGCGCCGCGCACTCGAAGTGGCGGAGCGGGTTAAAGCGGGCGAATGGACCGGCAGCATCGGCCCGGACTGGTTCGGCTGCGACGTTCACCACAAAACGCTGGGCATCGTCGGCATGGGCCGCATTGGTCTCACGCTGGCGCAGCGCGCGCATTTTGGCTTTAACATGCCGATTCTCTACAACGCGCGCCGCCATCACAGCGAGGCGGAAGAGCGCTTTAACGCGCGTTACTGTGACCTGGATACGCTGCTCGGCGAATCGGATTTCGTGTGCGTCATTCTGCCGCTCACCGACGAGACGCACCATATGATTGGCGCAGAACAGTTCCGCAAAATGAAGAAATCGGCGATTTTCATCAACGCGGGCCGCGGGCCGGTGGTGGATGAAAACGCGCTGATTGACGCCCTGCAAAGCGGCGAGATCCACGCGGCCGGGCTGGATGTGTTTGAACAGGAGCCGCTTTCGAAAGACTCTCCGCTGCTGGCGCTGAAGAATGTGGTGGCGCTGCCGCATATCGGCTCCGCGACCCATGAGACGCGCTATAACATGGCTGCCTGCGCGGTCGATAACCTAATCAACGCGCTCAATGGCGACGTGTCGCAGAACTGCGTGAACCCGAAGGCGGTTAAATAA
- the zinT gene encoding metal-binding protein ZinT, translating into MKKLALLLGMGLLLASAQSAAHGHHHGKPLTEAERQASEGVFNDKDVKDRMLSDWDGVWQSIYPYLLSGDLDPVLAKKAQEGGKTVEEYRAYYKKGYATDVDMIGIENNVMEFHVGQTVNACEYKYNGYKILHYASGKKGVRYLFECTDSASKAPKFVQFSDHTIAPRKSAHYHIFMGNSSHEALLKEMDNWPTYYPYQLSKAQVVDEMLHH; encoded by the coding sequence ATGAAGAAGTTAGCCTTATTACTGGGAATGGGGCTTCTGCTGGCAAGTGCTCAAAGCGCGGCGCACGGGCATCACCACGGAAAGCCGTTGACGGAGGCGGAACGCCAGGCGAGCGAAGGGGTGTTCAACGATAAAGATGTCAAAGACCGTATGCTTAGCGACTGGGACGGCGTCTGGCAGTCGATTTATCCCTATTTGCTGAGCGGCGATCTCGATCCGGTGCTGGCAAAAAAAGCGCAGGAAGGCGGTAAAACCGTCGAAGAATATCGCGCGTATTACAAAAAAGGGTATGCCACGGATGTTGACATGATAGGCATTGAAAACAACGTGATGGAGTTTCACGTCGGGCAGACCGTGAACGCCTGCGAGTATAAATATAACGGCTATAAGATTTTGCATTACGCCTCCGGCAAGAAAGGCGTGCGCTACCTCTTTGAGTGCACCGACAGCGCGTCAAAAGCGCCGAAGTTTGTGCAGTTCAGCGATCACACCATCGCGCCGCGTAAATCCGCGCATTACCACATTTTTATGGGCAATAGCTCGCATGAGGCGTTGCTGAAAGAGATGGATAACTGGCCGACATACTATCCGTACCAGTTAAGCAAAGCGCAGGTGGTGGATGAAATGCTGCACCACTAA
- a CDS encoding OmpA family lipoprotein, whose amino-acid sequence MKKRIIFVAAMVSGALALSGCTTNPYTGEREAGKSGIGAGIGSLVGAGVGVLSSSKKDRGKGALIGAAAGAALGGGVGYYMDVQEAKLRQKMQGTGVSVTRSGDNIILNMPNNVTFDSSQANLKPAGANTLTGVAMVLKEYPKTAVNVVGYTDSTGGQALNMKLSQQRAESVASALITQGVAANRIRTSGMGPANPVASNSTEEGKAQNRRVEITLSPLQ is encoded by the coding sequence ATGAAAAAACGCATCATTTTTGTGGCCGCGATGGTCAGCGGCGCACTGGCCCTTTCAGGCTGCACCACAAACCCTTACACCGGCGAACGTGAAGCGGGCAAATCCGGCATTGGCGCGGGCATTGGCTCGCTGGTGGGCGCGGGCGTCGGCGTGCTTTCTTCGTCGAAAAAGGATCGCGGCAAAGGCGCGCTGATTGGCGCGGCGGCGGGCGCGGCGCTCGGCGGCGGCGTGGGTTACTACATGGATGTGCAGGAAGCGAAACTGCGTCAGAAAATGCAGGGCACCGGCGTCAGCGTCACCCGCAGCGGCGATAACATCATCCTGAATATGCCGAACAACGTGACCTTCGACAGCAGCCAGGCGAATCTCAAACCGGCGGGCGCGAATACGCTGACCGGCGTGGCGATGGTGCTGAAAGAGTACCCGAAAACCGCGGTGAACGTGGTGGGCTATACCGACAGCACCGGCGGGCAGGCGCTGAACATGAAGCTGTCGCAGCAGCGCGCGGAAAGCGTCGCCAGCGCGCTCATCACCCAGGGCGTGGCCGCCAACCGCATCCGCACCAGCGGCATGGGCCCGGCGAACCCGGTCGCCAGCAACAGCACCGAAGAGGGTAAAGCGCAGAACCGTCGCGTGGAAATCACCTTAAGCCCGCTCCAGTAA